A section of the Oncorhynchus keta strain PuntledgeMale-10-30-2019 chromosome 15, Oket_V2, whole genome shotgun sequence genome encodes:
- the LOC118395065 gene encoding E3 ubiquitin-protein ligase RNF126-like yields the protein MAEAPLRPCRFFCHQCSAEINPRLPDYTCPQCESGFIEELSEERSTENESTSIASTSDQNRPTFEIMDHQHMFTFPPGYGQFSLGIFDENFDLRSGMPTEDNRETENRREREMASRQRYSARQPRGRHIPRRQGQRHEGVPTLEGIIQQLVNGIIAPTAMAPNIGMGPWGMLHSNPMDYAWGANGLDAIITQLLNQFENTGPPPADRERIKTLPTIQITEEHVGSSLECPVCKEDYSVGETVRQLPCNHLFHNDCIVPWLEQHDTCPVCRKSLSGQNTATDPPGLSGMNFSPSSSSSSSSNSPSNENAANNS from the exons ATGGCTGAAGCTCCCCTACGGCCCTGTCGTTTTTTTTGTCACCAATGTTCAGCAGAGATCAACCCTCGTCTCCCG GACTACACCTGTCCACAGTGTGAATCTGGCTTCATTGAAGAGCTATCAGAGGAAAGAAG CACTGAAAATGAGTCCACATCCATTGCCTCCACCAGCGATCAGAACCGTCCGACTTTCGAG ATTATGGACCACCAGCACATGTTTACATTTCCGCCCGGATACGGACAATTTTCTCTGGGGATCTTTGATGAGAATTTTGACCTCCGATCGGGGATGCCGACGGAAGACAACCGCGAGACGGAGAACCGGCGGGAACGGGAGATGGCATCACGGCAACGGTACAGTGCCCGGCAACCACGGGGACGACACATCCCACGgcgacagggacagagacacgaGGGAGTACCCACTTTAGAGGG AATCATCCAGCAGCTAGTAAATGGAATCATAGCACCCACAGCCATGGCTCCAAACATTGGGATGGGACCATG GGGCATGCTACACTCAAATCCAATGGACTATGCTTGGGGTGCCAATGGACTTGATGCTATCATTACCCAG TTATTGAATCAGTTTGAGAACACGGGTCCTCCTCCtgctgacagagagaggataAAGACCCTGCCCACCATCCAGATCACAGAGGAACATGTGG GTTCCAGTTTAGAATGTCCTGTGTGCAAAGAAGACTACAGTGTCGGGGAGACTGTCAGGCAACTTCCGTGCAATCACCTGTTTCACAATGACTGTATAGTACCATGGCTGGAACAA CACGACACATGTCCAGTGTGCAGAAAGAGTCTCAGTGGACAGAACACAGCTACAGACCCCCCGGGACTATCAGGAATGaacttctccccttcctcctcctcttcatcctcctccaacTCCCCCAGTAACGAGAACGCTGCCAACAACTCCTAG
- the LOC118395064 gene encoding SURP and G-patch domain-containing protein 1-like, whose product MESGDTGRGGWNNKFRPPQKNRMSVNILRQEELIAQKKREIEAKMAEQAKTKSLQTPNRPLPPSLPSLQGPSSNNNKYVNDGSFLQQFMKLQKDKPCPDSGSSNDTKAPSSSIPSLSSGVSQPQKKSILIGKRPGLGISSMLNQFKNYSQSKKTLLRPQRPSIFSSPDDDDDDEEEDVDDLSFLEIKVSPPEDPDTRLILNKMAAFVAEGGPELERKAKENYKDNPVFSFLYDKNSRDYLYYRKRVAELRKDNPKPETPSCSNVSPPVDEETQRVAEKLASFVADGGPEVEAIAAQHNKDNPAFSFLYELQSPAHHFYKEKVEEYRQAKRDQSPPIKQEPGVGFTRPAALPLTYPPSPSQYPNLLGQVKLEPGLEIKEEVAGPPMVKRKRKSRWGSVDDKVDLLLPPIIIPKEEEPEPSPCLSVHELRDLGYKKGKPVGLVGVSELSDDQKKQLKEQQEMQEMFDMIMKHKRAMAEMQVMWEKAVRDHSHEYDSDEEVDQQAGTWEHRLRHMEMEKTREWAESLTDMGKGKHFIGDFLPPEELEKFMETFKALKEGRDPDYSEYKDFKLTVENLGFQMLMKMGWKEGDGLGSDGQGIKAPVHRGITAIDGAGFGVDRPAELSGQDDEYDAFRKRMMLAYRFRPNPLNNPRRPYY is encoded by the exons ATGGAGTCCGGAGATACAG GGAGAGGAGGCTGGAACAACAAGTTCCGGCCACCTCAGAAGAACAGGATGAGTGTGAACATTCTCCGTCAGGAGGAGCTGATCGCCCAGAAGAAGCGCGAGATTGAGGCTAAGATGGCAGAGCAAGCCAAGACCAAGAGCCTTCAGACTCCCAACAGGCCACTGCCACCAAG TTTACCCAGTTTACAGGGTCCGTCTTCGAACAATAACAAGTATGTGAATGACGGAAGTTTCTTACAGCAGTTTATGAAGCTGCAGAAGGACAAACCCTGCCCCGACTCTG GCTCCAGCAATGACACCAAAGCCCCATCTTCATCCATCCCCAGTCTGTCGTCAGGAGTGTCTCAGCCCCAGAAGAAGAGCATTCTCATTGGCAAACGTCCCGGTCTAGGCATCAGCAGCATGCTGAACCAGTTTAAGAACTACTCCCAGTCAAAGAAGACCCTGCTTCGCCCCCAAAGGCCTAGCATATTCAGCTCcccagatgatgatgatgatgatgaggaggaggatgttgatGATTTAAGCTTCCTAGAGATCAAAG TTTCTCCACCAGAGGACCCAGACACACGACTTATCCTGAACAAGATGGCAGCCTTTGTGGCTGAGGGAGGGCCTGAGCTAGAGAGGAAGGCCAAGGAAAACTACAAGGACAACCCTGTTTTCTC ATTCTTGTATGATAAGAACAGCCGGGACTATCTTTATTACCGAAAGAGAGTTGCTGAACTACGAAAGGATAACCCAAAACCTGAGACGCCGTCATGTTCTAATG TCTCCCCCCCAGTGGACGAGGAGACCCAGAGGGTGGCCGAGAAGCTGGCCAGTTTTGTGGCTGACGGAGGCCCCGAGGTGGAAGCCATCGCCGCCCAGCACAACAAAGACAACCCCGCCTTCAG TTTTCTTTATGAGCTCCAAAGCCCCGCCCATCACTTCTACAAGGAGAAGGTGGAGGAGTACCGCCAGGCCAAAAGGGACCAGAGCCCCCCAATCAAGCAGGAGCCCGGAGTGGGGTTCACGAGGCCAGCTGCTCTTCCCCTGACCtatcctccctcaccttctcagTACCCCAACCTGCTGGGACAGGTGAAGCTCGAGCCGGGTCTGGAGATAAAAGAAGAAGTAGCAGGGCCCCCCATGGTTAAGAGGAAGCGGAAGAGCCGCTGGGGTTCAGTGGATGACAAGGTGGATCTGTTGCTGCCACCCATCATCATCCCCAAGGAGGAAGAGCCAGAGCCCAGCCCGTGTCTTTCTG TTCATGAACTGAGAGATCTGGGCTATAAGAAGGGAAAGCCTGTGGGCCTGGTTGGGGTATCAGAGCTCTCAGATGACCAGAAGAAACAGCTCAAAGAGCAACAGGAG ATGCAGGAGATGTTTGACATGATCATGAAGCATAAGCGTGCCATGGCAGAGATGCAGGTGATGTGGGAGAAGGCGGTGAGGGACCACTCCCACGAGTACGACAGTGATGAGGAAGTGGACCAGCAGGCTGGCACCTGGGAGCACCGCCTACGGCACATGGAGATGGAGAAAACGCGTG AGTGGGCGGAGTCGCTGACTGACATGGGAAAGGGGAAGCACTTCATTGGTGACTTCCTACCTCCAGAGGAGCTGGAGAAGTTCATGGAGACCTTCAAGGCACTCAAG GAAGGCCGCGACCCAGACTACTCGGAGTACAAGGATTTTAAGCTAACGGTGGAGAACCTCGGTTTTCAGATGCTCATGAAGATGGGCTGGAAGGAGGGCGATGGTCTTGGCTCTGACGGACAGGGCATCAAGGCCCCTGTCCACAG GGGAATCACGGCTATTGACGGGGCAGGGTTTGGCGTGGACCGGCCCGCTGAGCTCTCAGGACAGGATGATGAGTATGACGCTTTCAGAAAGAGGATGATGCTAGCCTACCGCTTCAGGCCTAACCCACTG AACAATCCAAGGAGACCATACTACTGA